A genomic window from Candidatus Methylacidiphilum fumarolicum includes:
- a CDS encoding IS1634 family transposase: MYLQEVRTRQKGKIYRSYIVRESYRVGKQVKTRRIANVTRLPEEAREVLAAALQKKRLVPVEGLEVQEALDYGGLAVLEEAWGRFGLDEVFARVGSERKRRLLKAMIFGRILFPSSKLVLREEARGTLLAKACGLEEKDLDEDELYRAMDELNGCWSGIEKKLYQGSQPQGASLVLYDLSSVYFEGEGPEGLAQYGYSRDHRQDRRQVLLAVATDGRGIPFHVEVLRGNRADRTTLTGLLVTLRRRFGIQEATFVFDGGMRSWWNLEILTGMELEYVTWSTRAKLLEILSRLPEDRQLWLTDRTRVLEIEQEGVRYVIAGGEWRAQRDRERRQSRIAQAEEVLRQITKAARRQVNPVNLGSRVGRALQRLQAHKYFQYGVDAGGRFWWKLDQERVKEEEATDGWYLLETNLPATKASGQAVLTHYKQLAVVEAAFSELKSYLEVRPVYHWRPDRVRNHVRICFLAFWMSARLGAEWVAKGFTEEVPKVLRRLQTIHLVKLSLKGQPLIGLFSQIPPELNALLQKIDLLSLFASPPKWAM, encoded by the coding sequence ATGTACTTGCAGGAGGTCCGCACACGTCAAAAGGGGAAGATCTATCGATCCTATATTGTCCGAGAGTCCTACCGAGTGGGGAAGCAGGTGAAGACACGCCGGATCGCCAACGTGACCCGATTGCCGGAAGAAGCTCGGGAAGTGCTGGCGGCGGCCTTGCAAAAGAAGCGTCTTGTTCCTGTAGAGGGGCTCGAAGTCCAGGAGGCACTTGATTACGGAGGATTGGCCGTTCTCGAAGAAGCCTGGGGTCGCTTTGGCCTCGATGAAGTCTTTGCCCGTGTTGGCTCGGAGCGGAAACGAAGGCTTTTGAAGGCAATGATCTTTGGCCGGATTCTCTTTCCTTCCTCGAAGCTGGTCCTTCGGGAGGAAGCGCGGGGGACTCTTCTGGCCAAGGCTTGTGGGCTCGAAGAGAAGGATCTGGATGAAGACGAGCTCTACCGGGCGATGGATGAGTTAAACGGCTGTTGGAGTGGGATTGAGAAGAAGCTTTACCAAGGGAGTCAGCCGCAGGGGGCGAGCCTGGTGCTCTATGATCTTTCGAGTGTTTACTTCGAAGGGGAGGGCCCTGAGGGACTAGCGCAATATGGCTATAGTCGGGATCACCGGCAGGATCGGCGACAAGTTCTTCTGGCGGTGGCTACGGATGGTCGGGGGATTCCGTTCCATGTGGAAGTGCTGAGAGGGAATCGGGCGGACCGCACGACCTTGACGGGGCTCTTGGTCACGCTCAGACGGAGGTTTGGGATCCAAGAGGCGACCTTCGTCTTCGATGGGGGGATGAGGAGTTGGTGGAACTTGGAGATCCTGACTGGCATGGAGCTGGAGTACGTGACCTGGTCGACTCGGGCCAAGCTTCTGGAGATTCTCAGTCGTCTGCCTGAAGACCGACAGCTTTGGCTAACGGACCGGACGCGGGTACTGGAGATTGAACAGGAGGGAGTGCGCTATGTCATTGCGGGAGGAGAGTGGCGGGCTCAGCGGGACCGCGAACGGCGGCAAAGCCGCATTGCTCAAGCAGAAGAAGTGCTCCGCCAGATCACGAAGGCGGCACGCCGGCAGGTGAATCCCGTGAATCTCGGCAGCCGGGTTGGCCGAGCGCTGCAGAGGCTTCAAGCGCACAAATACTTCCAGTACGGCGTCGACGCAGGCGGCCGGTTCTGGTGGAAACTGGATCAGGAGCGGGTCAAGGAAGAAGAGGCGACTGACGGCTGGTATCTCTTGGAGACCAATCTCCCGGCGACCAAGGCTTCGGGCCAAGCGGTGCTCACCCACTATAAGCAGCTAGCTGTGGTCGAAGCCGCCTTCTCGGAGCTCAAGAGCTACCTGGAAGTCCGTCCCGTCTATCACTGGCGACCGGACCGAGTCCGCAACCATGTAAGGATCTGCTTCCTGGCCTTCTGGATGAGTGCGCGGCTCGGAGCCGAATGGGTGGCCAAGGGCTTTACCGAAGAGGTGCCCAAGGTGCTTCGGCGTCTTCAGACGATCCACTTGGTCAAACTCTCCCTAAAAGGACAACCGCTGATCGGGCTCTTCTCTCAGATTCCCCCCGAGTTGAATGCCTTGCTGCAAAAGATCGATCTGCTTTCCCTCTTCGCTTCTCCTCCCAAGTGGGCAATGTAG
- a CDS encoding glycosyltransferase family 4 protein yields the protein MGKALNIKNVELILLSSIDFLMKPILSQHKGSFTYMGSCSRDKVYSYYHQASVFVLPSIGDGFSCVIPEAMASALPVITTTNNGASDLVDKGLNGYIVPIRSPERIAEK from the coding sequence TTGGGAAAGGCATTAAACATTAAAAATGTGGAACTGATTCTTCTTAGTTCTATTGATTTCTTAATGAAACCAATTTTAAGTCAACATAAAGGTTCATTTACCTATATGGGATCTTGTTCACGGGACAAAGTTTATTCTTATTATCATCAAGCTTCCGTTTTTGTTCTCCCTTCAATTGGAGATGGATTTAGCTGTGTAATACCTGAAGCAATGGCAAGCGCTCTTCCTGTTATTACAACAACTAATAATGGAGCTTCAGATCTTGTAGATAAAGGTTTGAATGGATATATTGTCCCTATTCGATCCCCAGAGAGAATAGCTGAAAAATGA
- a CDS encoding class I SAM-dependent methyltransferase: MLLEQVPNCPICNGNGQTEIKDATDPFLAIEGKWGYKRCLDCHSLYMDPRPVPLEIPNLYPKTYYTHDSMELDPFKPQSMTFFSQLWHKIWIASLCSMGYKSQLEGKKLKSSVVGNFFCLHPTVNLEAKRQCRFLEAKRGKILDVGCGNGQFLYFMKELQWEVEGIEPDPLAARKVIENGIKVIQSTIEEVDLSKDTYDAITLSHVIEHLRDPVSIIKKLVSALKPGGKLISISPNPTGTLAKRFLKSWRGLEPPRHLVLVSPQGFWHIQQELEIKGEVFTLWRSEAIMFAQSKMIKTQSRITSIPSLSFSDILYGYFWGPWKTFFFPFSGEEVVFIAKK, translated from the coding sequence ATGCTTCTTGAACAGGTTCCCAACTGTCCAATATGTAATGGTAATGGCCAAACAGAAATAAAGGATGCAACAGACCCTTTCCTTGCTATTGAAGGAAAGTGGGGTTATAAACGCTGTTTGGATTGTCACTCCTTGTATATGGATCCTCGACCAGTTCCTCTAGAAATCCCTAATTTATATCCTAAAACTTATTATACTCACGATTCTATGGAGTTAGATCCATTTAAGCCTCAATCTATGACCTTTTTTTCTCAGTTGTGGCATAAGATCTGGATTGCTTCTCTATGTTCAATGGGTTATAAATCTCAATTGGAAGGCAAGAAACTAAAAAGTTCAGTTGTTGGTAATTTTTTTTGCCTTCATCCAACGGTTAACCTGGAAGCAAAAAGACAGTGTCGTTTTTTAGAAGCCAAGAGAGGAAAAATCCTAGATGTTGGCTGTGGGAATGGACAATTCCTTTATTTTATGAAAGAGCTACAATGGGAAGTAGAAGGAATCGAGCCTGATCCCTTAGCTGCGAGGAAAGTGATTGAGAATGGAATAAAGGTTATTCAATCTACTATAGAAGAAGTAGACCTCTCAAAAGACACTTATGATGCCATTACTCTTAGCCATGTCATAGAACATCTTAGGGATCCTGTTTCTATTATCAAAAAGCTTGTTAGCGCTCTAAAGCCTGGAGGCAAACTGATCAGCATTTCTCCAAACCCAACAGGAACTTTGGCCAAGAGATTCTTAAAATCATGGCGTGGACTTGAGCCTCCAAGGCATCTGGTTTTAGTTTCTCCACAAGGCTTTTGGCATATTCAGCAAGAACTAGAAATAAAGGGGGAAGTTTTTACACTTTGGAGGAGTGAAGCAATTATGTTTGCCCAAAGCAAAATGATCAAGACACAATCTAGAATAACTTCTATTCCTAGTCTGTCCTTTTCTGACATCCTTTATGGATATTTTTGGGGTCCATGGAAAACATTCTTTTTTCCTTTTTCTGGAGAAGAAGTCGTTTTCATTGCTAAAAAATAG
- a CDS encoding glycosyltransferase family 2 protein gives MKNSQRIGIIVGTYNSEKDIKPLLSSFQQLTFMHQIEKIVFVDSASTDKTVDLLEEYLKDTQNIHIIKILRLNTNKGYSYCLNQGIYAFGHNIPDYVLFSNADVIYPPYYLDDLFEELKDYQSYNIGIVGPSVLEPIDKENLQEHRPRNLWGLPQYRDKDQKVYFVNYVHGCSFLVKKEVLEKIGYFDEDYFLFWDEIDFCTRARKAGFSIAIVNRLSILHHPNVVIWDNLNKSKTLLYYQYRNQFLFARKIYGPIIGTLFIIIRFFVFVREFINYIIKKQWNHAKVMILGFLRGLLNEKGISKLPF, from the coding sequence ATGAAAAATAGCCAAAGAATAGGAATTATTGTGGGAACATATAACTCAGAAAAAGATATCAAGCCATTACTTTCATCTTTTCAACAGTTGACCTTTATGCATCAAATAGAGAAAATTGTGTTTGTTGATTCAGCATCTACAGATAAAACTGTTGATCTTCTTGAAGAATACCTAAAGGATACCCAAAATATTCATATTATAAAAATTCTTCGGTTAAACACCAATAAAGGCTATTCTTACTGCCTTAATCAAGGGATATATGCTTTTGGTCATAATATTCCCGACTATGTTCTTTTTTCTAATGCGGATGTAATCTATCCTCCTTATTATCTAGATGATCTATTCGAAGAACTCAAAGATTATCAATCTTATAACATAGGGATAGTTGGACCAAGTGTTCTTGAACCAATAGATAAAGAAAATTTGCAAGAACATCGACCAAGAAATCTCTGGGGCCTTCCCCAATACAGAGATAAAGATCAAAAAGTATACTTTGTCAATTATGTCCATGGCTGTAGTTTTTTAGTAAAAAAAGAGGTTTTGGAAAAAATTGGATATTTTGACGAAGACTATTTTCTGTTTTGGGATGAAATTGATTTTTGTACAAGAGCGAGAAAAGCTGGTTTTTCCATAGCTATCGTAAATAGACTTTCTATACTTCATCATCCTAATGTAGTCATATGGGATAACCTGAATAAATCAAAAACTCTTTTATATTATCAATATCGCAACCAATTTCTCTTCGCTAGAAAAATTTATGGACCAATTATTGGAACCTTATTTATAATTATTCGCTTTTTTGTCTTCGTTCGAGAGTTTATAAACTATATTATAAAAAAGCAATGGAACCATGCAAAAGTCATGATTTTAGGTTTTCTTCGAGGCTTATTGAATGAAAAAGGGATTTCTAAATTGCCTTTTTAG